From a region of the Osmia lignaria lignaria isolate PbOS001 chromosome 10, iyOsmLign1, whole genome shotgun sequence genome:
- the LOC117611666 gene encoding uncharacterized protein LOC117611666 translates to MCEQVVDYRVCLDPLIEKVTSSLNQNFDNVHYELSTPDDSFFFSDMFFVKITVNQSEGKNETINVVVKKPSQMDHVREVLESDAQFHNEILFYEKYAKGDNELPRCYYTEEKPPMDTVILLENITQRGYKLSHWKFNVPLEYTLAAFRRIARYHAKGYAMKEQHPDQFFDIVSKIWQTRFNQDSTLKGVLNATVTRPVEYLRKTGSEKDFCDKFEEKCQDMFNNVMLKIVEPEEPLATICHGDFTINNTFFKRENGQLNAMLIDFALMRYGSPVIDLSTFLCLHCTEALDKNLLDNVLKAYHDALIECLKEHGADCEKYSYQAFYEDYKKRGIFGYFIAVFFLSIVMNKATTSPDELMKMSPEESGLILRELGGDEVSEILANMLLKLKEFGCLDDIIS, encoded by the coding sequence atgtGCGAACAGGTGGTCGATTACCGAGTCTGTCTGGACCCTCTGATCGAGAAAGTAACTTCGAGTCTCAACCAGAACTTCGACAACGTGCATTATGAATTATCCACGCCGGAcgattcattctttttttcggATATGTTCTTCGTGAAGATCACAGTGAACCAGAGCGAAGGAAAGAACGAGACGATCAACGTTGTGGTGAAGAAACCTTCGCAAATGGATCACGTGAGAGAGGTGTTGGAATCAGACGCTCAGTTCCACAATGAGATACTCTTCTACGAAAAGTATGCGAAAGGAGACAACGAACTACCTCGGTGCTATTACACAGAAGAAAAACCTCCCATGGATACGGTGATCCTTCTCGAAAATATCACGCAACGAGGTTACAAATTAAGTCACTGGAAATTCAACGTCCCTTTAGAGTATACTCTGGCGGCATTCCGAAGAATCGCGCGATACCATGCAAAGGGTTACGCGATGAAGGAACAACATCCAGATCAATTCTTCGACATCGTTAGTAAGATCTGGCAGACCAGGTTCAACCAGGACTCTACCTTGAAAGGTGTATTAAATGCCACGGTGACAAGGCCGGTAGAATACCTCCGTAAAACCGGTTCCGAAAAGGATTTTTGCGACAAATTCGAAGAGAAATGCCAAGATATGTTTAACAACGTGATGCTGAAAATAGTGGAACCAGAGGAACCTCTGGCAACGATATGCCACGGTGATTTCACCATAAACAACACTTTCTTCAAACGAGAGAACGGTCAGCTGAACGCTATGCTGATTGACTTTGCTCTGATGAGATATGGGTCACCAGTCATCGACCTGTCCACCTTTCTCTGTCTCCATTGCACCGAAGCACTCGACAAGAACCTGCTGGACAATGTTCTAAAGGCGTATCACGATGCCCTTATTGAGTGTCTCAAGGAACACGGTGCAGATTGCGAAAAGTACTCGTATCAGGCTTTCTACGAGGACTACAAGAAGAGAGGTATCTTCGGCTACTTCATAGCAGTGTTCTTTTTGAGCATTGTGATGAACAAGGCCACTACGTCTCCCGACGAACTTATGAAAATGTCTCCGGAAGAATCAGGCTTGATATTGCGCGAACTAGGCGGAGATGAGGTCTCGGAAATATTAGCGAACATGTTGTTGAAGTTGAAAGAATTCGGATGTTTGGatgatataatttcataa